In a single window of the Bacillus mycoides genome:
- a CDS encoding multicopper oxidase family protein, which yields MKRFVLTAVTVSVISLIAACSATTNTTNDHKNMDDKKTTQTETATKPLKVVKGPEVTLVAKEEKQKLSNGVIVPVWTFNGSSPGPEIRVKKGEKVKVTLKNELSAPVSIHWHGYPVPNNMDGIPGVTQDAVEPGKSFTYEFEANVPGTYWYHSHQDSVNQLDRGLYGALIVEDTNEKYDKDYTLMLDEWVTDKEEINKQLKEMTKGPTGNKSKGNENTKKNDDMKGMDHSGMDSDKKDSSNMAGMDHGNMKMEGHDMSMYDLFTINGKSGDLVELLKVNEGDKVRLRLVNAGYLSHDIHVHGHDIKVIATDGQPINDPKVIKDKVISIAPGERYDIEFTANNPGKWYVEDHSESKGAKGMKAIIEYDGSKEMKYKADEKEKLPKLDMTKYGAKKLGSFTLNQQYIATYNMDLNTQMNGNEMVYTINGKAFPDIDPISVEKGDLVKVKLVNRSKADDHPMHLHGHFFQVLSKDGKPVEGSPIVKDTLNLKPGEEYEVAFVADNPGEWMFHCHDLHHASAGMVTEVKYTDYKSDYVPNPNIPNKPE from the coding sequence ATGAAGAGATTTGTATTAACAGCAGTTACAGTCTCCGTAATATCTTTAATTGCTGCATGTTCTGCGACCACAAATACAACAAATGATCATAAAAATATGGACGATAAAAAAACAACACAGACTGAAACGGCTACAAAACCATTGAAAGTTGTAAAAGGGCCAGAAGTTACTTTAGTAGCGAAAGAAGAAAAGCAAAAGCTAAGTAACGGTGTTATTGTTCCAGTCTGGACATTTAATGGCTCATCCCCAGGTCCAGAAATCAGAGTGAAAAAAGGTGAAAAGGTTAAAGTGACATTAAAAAATGAATTATCTGCACCAGTATCTATTCATTGGCATGGGTATCCTGTCCCAAATAACATGGATGGAATTCCAGGTGTGACGCAAGATGCGGTTGAACCTGGAAAGAGTTTCACCTATGAATTTGAAGCGAACGTACCAGGAACATATTGGTATCATTCGCATCAAGATTCTGTGAATCAACTAGATAGAGGTTTATATGGTGCTCTCATTGTAGAAGATACTAATGAAAAATATGATAAAGATTACACATTAATGTTGGATGAATGGGTTACAGATAAAGAAGAAATTAATAAGCAGTTAAAAGAAATGACAAAAGGGCCAACAGGTAATAAATCTAAGGGTAATGAAAATACGAAAAAGAATGATGATATGAAAGGCATGGATCATTCCGGTATGGACAGTGATAAAAAAGACTCTAGTAATATGGCAGGAATGGACCATGGAAATATGAAGATGGAAGGTCATGATATGAGTATGTATGACTTATTCACAATCAATGGTAAAAGCGGAGATTTAGTAGAGCTGTTAAAAGTGAATGAAGGGGATAAAGTTCGTCTTCGACTCGTTAATGCTGGTTATCTATCACATGATATACATGTTCACGGTCATGATATAAAAGTAATTGCGACAGATGGTCAACCAATTAACGATCCAAAAGTTATAAAAGACAAAGTAATTTCAATCGCACCGGGTGAACGTTATGATATTGAATTTACAGCTAACAATCCTGGGAAATGGTACGTTGAAGACCATTCAGAAAGTAAAGGTGCAAAAGGAATGAAAGCTATTATTGAATATGATGGCAGCAAAGAGATGAAATACAAAGCAGATGAAAAAGAAAAATTACCGAAATTAGATATGACAAAATATGGTGCTAAAAAATTAGGTAGTTTCACGTTAAATCAACAGTATATTGCCACATATAATATGGACTTGAATACGCAAATGAATGGAAATGAAATGGTATATACAATTAATGGAAAGGCATTCCCAGATATTGACCCAATTTCAGTGGAAAAGGGTGACTTAGTAAAAGTAAAATTAGTAAATCGCTCTAAAGCGGACGATCATCCGATGCATTTACACGGTCATTTCTTCCAGGTGTTAAGTAAAGATGGAAAACCGGTAGAAGGTTCTCCAATTGTGAAAGACACTTTGAACTTAAAACCAGGAGAAGAATATGAAGTAGCCTTTGTAGCAGACAATCCGGGTGAATGGATGTTCCACTGTCATGATTTACACCATGCTTCAGCGGGGATGGTAACAGAAGTGAAATATACAGATTATAAATCTGATTATGTTCCAAACCCTAACATTCCTAATAAGCCAGAATAA
- a CDS encoding aminopeptidase P family protein: MKSTFFAQNRERLVNTLPDESITILFAGQAPHMSADAHYKFVPNRNFYYLTGIDEPNVIFMLKKFGNSVEETLFIEKSDPVMEKWDGKTVSKEDAEQISGIKKVVYIESFEKTMANTLFTENVKHLYLDLERREWKGTETKTLAFAKYVREQYPHVLIGNVYPHICELRVFKTEEEIEIIKEAIAVTKEGIYNVLKHAKADVMEYELEAHFDFTLKSSGIKHHAFNTILASGKNATVLHYEDNDAQIQNGDLVLLDLGAQKDYYNADISYTFPASGTFSSRQKQIYNIVLKALKETTELIKPGLKFTALNEHTKKVLAEECKAIGLIQEDEELSKYYYHGVSHFLGLDTHDVGTYKDRVLEEGMVITIEPGLYIEEESIGIRIEDDILITKDGYENLSKDIIRTVEEIEEFMRENNVNVKEDEVVTK; the protein is encoded by the coding sequence ATGAAATCAACATTTTTTGCTCAAAATAGAGAACGATTAGTAAACACATTACCGGATGAATCTATTACTATTTTATTTGCTGGGCAAGCACCTCATATGTCAGCCGATGCACATTATAAATTTGTGCCGAATCGAAATTTTTACTATTTAACGGGAATCGATGAGCCAAATGTTATTTTCATGTTGAAAAAGTTTGGAAATAGTGTGGAAGAAACTCTTTTCATTGAAAAATCAGATCCAGTAATGGAAAAATGGGACGGTAAAACAGTTTCTAAAGAAGATGCAGAACAAATTTCAGGCATAAAAAAAGTTGTATATATAGAAAGCTTTGAGAAGACAATGGCAAATACACTTTTCACAGAAAATGTGAAGCATCTGTATTTAGATTTAGAGCGTCGTGAGTGGAAGGGTACTGAGACGAAAACGTTAGCGTTTGCTAAATATGTAAGAGAACAGTATCCACACGTTTTAATTGGTAATGTATATCCGCATATTTGTGAATTACGAGTGTTTAAAACGGAAGAAGAAATTGAAATCATTAAAGAAGCGATTGCTGTAACTAAAGAGGGTATTTATAACGTGCTGAAGCATGCAAAAGCAGATGTGATGGAATATGAATTAGAAGCTCATTTTGATTTTACGCTTAAATCATCTGGAATTAAACATCATGCATTCAATACAATTTTGGCGAGTGGTAAAAATGCTACAGTCCTTCATTATGAAGATAATGATGCACAAATTCAAAATGGTGATTTAGTGCTGCTCGATTTAGGTGCTCAAAAAGATTACTACAACGCTGATATTAGTTACACATTCCCAGCTAGTGGAACATTCTCTAGTCGCCAAAAACAAATATATAATATAGTGTTAAAAGCATTGAAAGAAACAACTGAGCTTATTAAGCCAGGATTAAAGTTTACTGCATTAAATGAGCACACAAAAAAGGTACTGGCAGAAGAGTGTAAAGCTATTGGTTTAATTCAAGAAGATGAGGAACTATCTAAATATTATTATCACGGCGTGAGTCATTTCCTAGGTTTAGATACTCATGATGTAGGAACATACAAAGATAGAGTATTAGAAGAAGGTATGGTCATTACGATTGAACCAGGTCTATATATTGAAGAAGAATCAATTGGGATTCGTATTGAAGATGATATTCTTATCACAAAAGACGGGTATGAAAACTTGTCAAAAGATATCATTAGAACAGTTGAAGAGATTGAAGAGTTTATGAGAGAAAATAATGTAAATGTAAAAGAAGATGAAGTTGTTACGAAATAA